The genomic region CCCGGCGCTTCAGCCGGGTGAACCCGGGCAACAAGCGTGCCGGCGCCGGCGAGCCTAATCCGCAGCGCGGCACCGTTGCGGGCCGTCGCGGATTCAATAAACCGTAGGACGGGGGTGCAGTGCCCCGTCCTACGGTATCAGGTATCGTCGGCTAAAACGGTCGGCGGTAGTACATCCCCGGCAACTGCTCGCAGAGCCCCTTGAACTCCAGCGCCAGCAGGGTTTGCAGCAGGGCGCCGCGCTCCAGACCGCAGCTCTCGCTGAGTTCGTCCAGGTGCACGGGTTCGTGGGCCAGTTGCTCGTGGACGACGGCCTCGTCGCCGGCGAGCTCCGGCGGGGCCTCGATGCGCCCTTCGCGGATCAGCCACTCCTGCGAGGGCGTGTTCAAGGCGTTGAGAACGTCGTTGAAGTCCTCGCAGAAGCCGGCGCCGTCTTTGAGCAGGGCGTGGGAGCCCCGGTTCGAGGGCGAGAGGGCGTTGCCCGGACAGGCCAGCACCTCGCGCCCCAGCTCGGCGGCGTACTTGGCGGTGATCAGCGCCCCGGAGCGTTCCGGGGCCTCGACGACCACCGTGGCCAGCCCCAGGGCGGCGATGATGCGGTTGCGCCGCGGAAAATTCTCCGCCCGCGGCTCGACGCCCAGGGGAAACTCGCTCAGCAGGGCGCCCCGCTGGGCGATCAGCTCGTAGACGTCGCGGGCGCCGGCGGGAAAAACCTTATCGATGCCGTTGCCCAGTACGCCGATGACCCGGCCGTCGGCGGCCAGGGCCCCGCGCTGGGTGTTGAGGTCGATTCCCGCCGCGCAACCCGAGACCACGGTGAAGCCCGCCCGGGCCAGGTCGCGGCCCAGCTTGGCCGCCATCGAGCGCCCGTAGGCCGTCGTGCGCCGCGTACCGACCACGGCCACGGCCCGGCGGTCCTCCTCCGTCCAGCTTCCCCGGCAGTAGAGCACCATCGGCGGGTCGTGGAGGTCCTTGAGCGGCGGGGGATAGTCAGCGTCCGGGTAGAGCAGCAGTCCCAGGTCCGGATAGCGCTTCATCCGCTCCAGGTCCGCCGCCACGGCCTCCGCCAATCCTCCGCGGTGCTCGATAATCGAGCGCGCCACGTGGTTGCCGATGCCGTGGACGCCGATCAGCCGGCCCTGGGGTGCGTTGAGCACCTCGCGGGCGCTGCCCAGGCGTTCGACCAGTTGTCGGAAGCGCACCGGCCCGACCTCCGGGATCAGGTTGAGCCCGATCCAGGCCGCCGCTTCCGAATCCGGTGTGATGTCCGCCGCCCGGCGCAAGTCCTAGACCCGCGGGATGATCCGCAGGATGATGAACATCAGGTGCGCCAGCACGTCGACGCCGTTGCAGTCGTCCTCGCCGATGCTCTTGGATAGCTCGTCCAGCTCG from Candidatus Coatesbacteria bacterium harbors:
- the dprA gene encoding DNA-protecting protein DprA, which encodes MRFRQLVERLGSAREVLNAPQGRLIGVHGIGNHVARSIIEHRGGLAEAVAADLERMKRYPDLGLLLYPDADYPPPLKDLHDPPMVLYCRGSWTEEDRRAVAVVGTRRTTAYGRSMAAKLGRDLARAGFTVVSGCAAGIDLNTQRGALAADGRVIGVLGNGIDKVFPAGARDVYELIAQRGALLSEFPLGVEPRAENFPRRNRIIAALGLATVVVEAPERSGALITAKYAAELGREVLACPGNALSPSNRGSHALLKDGAGFCEDFNDVLNALNTPSQEWLIREGRIEAPPELAGDEAVVHEQLAHEPVHLDELSESCGLERGALLQTLLALEFKGLCEQLPGMYYRRPF